The following nucleotide sequence is from Gemmatimonadaceae bacterium.
GGGAGGTTCCGATGTGGCGGCATAGCGAGGTGCTTCGCATTCTGAGGTCGCGCGGCGATGTCTGGGACGTCGCCCCCGGCATCACCGGCTTTCGCGGCGCCACGGCAAACCTGTTCGCCGCGCTCGAGCGTCACATCGGCGACGTGTGCCTTGGAGAAACACCCGACGAATGGCGCGTTCCGCCCGCCATCGGCTTCGCCACACTGGCGCGCGCCGACTACTTCGCGTCGCTGCCGCAGTGGCTGACGCTGGTTTCTCATTTGAGCGGCCGAGAGGATGTGCTGCGGCGGGTGGCGGAGGATCCGGAGCCGGCATTGGCCGTCCGTGAAGCGGCAACACCGCCGATCGTCGCGCTCAATCCCGCCGTCTGCTATCACGTGTACGCCGGACTCGCCGGACAAACGTTGGATGCTCCTCGATTGGTGACGGCCCAAGCCGGCTGCTGGCGCCACGAAGCGACGCGGCATCGATCGCTCGAGCGCGGATGGGCGTTCACGATGCGCGAAGTCGTTTTCGTCGGCGACGACGTGCGTGCAACGGAGTTTCTGCGGCGCGCAACGGAGCGGGCGACGTCGTTGGCCCACTCGCTTGGCCTCGACACGACGATCGCCCCGGCAACCGACCCGTTCTTCGCGCCGACGGCGCGCGCAAAACAAGTCCTGCAGCGCATCAAGGAGCTCAAGCACGAGCTGCTGCTCCCGATCGGCGACGATCAAACGACCGCCGCCGCGTCGTTCAACCTGCACGACACGTTCTTCGGCGAGGCGTTCCGGATTCGATTGTCGGACGGGCGCCCCGCCACCACCGCGTGCATGGCGTTCGGCATCGAACGGTGGACGCTCGCATTCCTCGCGGCGCACGGCCCCGACGCGCGCCATTGGCCCCCCCGCGCGCTCCAGCCGCTCGGCGAGACAGTGGAGGTTAGCCATGTCTGAAACGATCGTCACGACCGGCGCGCTCTACGTTCGTCACGCGCGCGCGGCAGACCGCGGCGCTTGGTCCGTCGAGCGCGACGTCGACTGGAAGGCGATCGATGCGCGAGTCGCGCTCTCGCAGCCCGACATTCTCGCCAAGCTCCGCGACGCCGCGCTCATCGAGTCGTTTCATCCGGTGAACTTGTCGCGCCTCATCCGGCTCACCTGGGACGACATCGACGCCGGCGTCGTGTTCTCGCTCGAGATGTTCGAGGGGTTCAAGCACTTTCACGCGCTGCGCACGTACCTCGACGCCGTCGGTTACGGGCCGGCCATTACGAACGACGATCTTCGCGCGATCCGCGAACGCGCCGAGCGCGGCGATCTCGATCCGGCCGACGCCATGACGCCGCTCGTCGAGTTCATGCTCAGCGAGCACCTCGCCGCGTACTTCTTCCGCCGGCTGAGCGAGCAAGCGCGCGAACCGCAGCTGGCCGCGATGCTCGAGCTGATCGCGGCCGACGAGGTTCGTCACGCGCAGTCCGCGTCCGACCTGATCGCCAAGCGGCTCGCCGTCAATCCCGAGCTCAAACCCGGCGTGCTCCGCGCGGCGACCCGCTTCAAGCACTACGGCACCGAGGCGGTGGGCGGGGGTGACGTTCCCGTCGCCATGGAAGGCGACGAGATCGCGATCCGGACGTTCGCTGGGCGCATTGAACGGCTCTGCGGCACGCGCCTCGTCGATCACCTGAAAACCGAGATGGAGCTGTAACCATGGAAATCAACGAACGCGAGCTCACGCTTCTCAACTTCTATCGTGCCTCCGAGCTGCAGGGCGGATTGATCCTCGGCCGGCTCGTCGAGCACGTGCGCGACCCCGATCTCATCCTCCGACTCACCGAACATAGCTCGGAGGAAATCATGCACGCGCAGCTGTGGACAAAGACCATCATTGCGGTGGGCGGACGTCCTCGGCCAACATCGGATACGTATCAGTCGCGTTATGCCGCGGCGATCGGCACGCCGAGCTCGCTCGTCGAGGTGCTCGCGCTGACCCAGGTCTTCGAGCGTGGCGTGTACCGGCACTTCGTCCGCCACCTGCGTCGGCCGGGGACGCATCCGCTCGTGCAGGCGACGCTGCGCCGCATGCTCGACGACGAGCGCGGGCACCTCTCGTGGGTACAAGAATGGCTCGCCGGACAGACCGGCGCTCGCCGCCTGGCGATTCCGTCGCTCATGCGGCGATACACGGCTGTCGACGCGCGGATTCACGCGCAGCTGTTGCGCGACTACGAATGGGACGACCTCGCATGCGCGTCCTGACGGAGCCGCGCGAGACAGGATCCGCCGCAACACCGACGCGTGCGGCGGGCCTCGTGCGTCGCGTCTCGCTCCGCGGCGCGATCGACGATCGCCTGTACTTCGCGCAGGTCCGCGAGGACCCGCTCCTCGAGATCGAGGCGCTCGCCCCGACGGCGGACGATTCACTCGTCGTCGTGGGATCCGGCGGATGCACGGCGCTGTCGCTGCTCGCCGCGGGCACTGGTCACGTCGCGTCGGTGGATCTCAATCGGACGCAGAATCACCTCGCCGAGCTCAAGCTCGCGGCGGTGACTTCGCTGCCGCACGACGCACTGCTCGGCATGCTCGGTGGCGCGAAGTGGACCCGTGCTGCTCGAGCCGCCAACTACGCCGAGCTCCGCGGCCGCATCTCGCCCGCGGCGCGCGCGTATTGGGACGCCCGTCCATCGATGATCGAGCGCGGTGTGCTCGACGCCGGCGTCACCGAACGGTTCGTGCGCGCCGTCGTGGTCGCGCTCCAGCTGTTCGTCCACCCGGGCTCGCGAGTCGAGCGGCTGTTCGCGTGTGGCTCGATCGACGGGCAGCGAGCGTTGTTCGAGCAAGAGTGGGACACGTTCCGGTGGCGTGCGTTCTTCAGGGTCCTGCTGAATCGCGTCGTCTTTCGCCGCGCATACGATTCGGCGTTCTTCGCGCATCTCGAGCAGCCCAGCTTCGCGGCGCACTTTCGCGCGCGCGCCGAGCACACGCTGACTCGGCTCAGCGTACGCGACAACTACTTCCTGCACCAGATGCTCACCGGCGAATATCCGGCGCATGAACCGCACGGCGTTCCGCCCTATCTGCGCGAGGACGGCAGCCGCGCTGTCTCGAACGCGAGCGACGCGCTGACGCTCGTCGACGGCTCCTTTACCGACTACCTCAGGACGGTGCCCGACGGGAGTGTCTCGGGCTTCGCCCTGTCGAACATCTGCGAGTGGCTCACGCCCGCGGCGGTCGACGAGCTATTCGGCGAAGTCGTGCGCACGGCTCGCCCACAGGCGCGCCTCTGCTTCCGCAACTTCGTGGGATGGACGGAAGTCCCGGAGCGTTGGCGTGAATTCGTCGTCGAGGACCGGGCGCTCGGTGAGCGACTCATCGCGCGAGATCGCGCGGTCGTTCAGCGGCGCATCGCCGTTTGTCGGGTGAACGCGGGAGCGGACCGATGACCGCCACGATCGTTCGACCGGACGTTCTTGTGCGCGACGCGCGCGGCGGCGACAACGCCTCACTCGTCGCGCTGGCCAAGGCGTGCCCCATGGAGGGCGACATCGCTCTCGCCGTCTCGCGCGAGCCGGACTTCTTTGCGCTCAACCGCCTCGAGGGATCGCGGTGGCGGGTGGGCGTCGCCGAGTCGGACGCGCTGCCTCGCAGCGGCGTCGCGGGGTGCGTCATGGCCGCGGCGCGGACGAGCTATCTCCGAGGACAGCCTCGCGAGACGCTCTACGCCGGCGACCTCAAAGTTCATCCGTCGGTGCGTGGCGCCGGCATCGCCGACTCGCTCACCGAGTGGGCGGTCGGCGTACTCGGCGATCTGGGCGGCGACGACGCCCCCGTTCTCGTCACTGTGCTCTCCGGTAATCGTGCGATGGAGCGGCGTGCATTCGGCCGCGGCGGCGCTCCGGCGTTCACACGTTTCTCGACGATTCGCGCCTTCTCGATTCCCCTGCTCTGGCCGCGCTCCCAGCGCGACATCGGAGCCATTCGCGTCTCACCAGCGACGAGCTCCGATCTCGACGAGATGGCGGCCCTCTGGAAGCGAGTCGCGCCGGGGAGGCAGTTCGCGCCCGCCTTCGACGCCGATTCGTTGAGCGCGTGGATCGCCGACGCACCGGGACTCGGCATCCACGACTATCGCGTCGCGCGAACGCGCGACGGTCGGATCGTCGGATTTCTCGCGTGGTGGGATCAGACCGTTTTCAAGCAATCGCATGTGCTGCGGTATTCGCCGCGCCTCGCCGCCGCGCGTGTCGCGATCAACGGGATGGCGACCCTCATGAGTGGGATTCGGCTGCCGAGCGTCGGCGAGCCGTTGAGCTACCGAACCGCGCTGCACGTCTGTGTGCCGTCCGGTCGGCCCGACGTGCTTCGCGCCCTGCTTCGCGCGAGTTGTGCCGAGTTGCACGGCCAGCGATATGCCTTCGCGACGATCGGGCTCGACGTGCGCGACCCGCTCTGCGCGGCGATGCCCGGCTTCGCGGCGCAGCCAACCGACGTGAACGCGTACGTATTCACACCCTCGGGTCCGTACGCCGGCCCATCGCTCGACGATCGTCCTCTTCACTACGAGATCGCGCTCGTATGACGACTCGGCGAAAGAAGCTGGGACGCGTCGGATATTGGTCGAGGCTTTACGGCACGCTGCGACGGGCGAATCGCTCGTATTCGCGCGAGACCGACATGGAGCGCGCGCCATTCCCGAGGGTAATCCAGCTTCAGACGATCAACGCCTGCCAGGCGGCGTGCAAGATGTGCCCCTATCCCGCGTTCAAGGGCGTGTTTGCGCGCGGGCGCATGGACGACGCGCTCTTCGACAAGATCACCGACGAGATCGCACTGCATCCTGAAGTCGAAACGTTCGTCCCGATGCTCCAGAACGAACCGTTTCTCGACAAGCACATCTTCGAGAAGATCGCCCGCTTCAAGCGTCGCACCGCCGGCCGCATCAGCGTCGAGCTGGTGACGAACGGCGCGCTTCTCACCGACGAGCACATTTCGCGTTTGCGCGACGCCGAGCTCGACGTCCTCGACATCAGTCTCGATGCGCTGAGCCGGGACGTGTATGAGAAGATCCGCATCGGTCTCGATTACGACACGGTGCTGGCCGGCGTCGAGCGTGTGATCGCCGCGGATCTTCCCGGAACGAGCGTCTTCGTGCGACTCGTACGCCAGCGCGACAACGCCCAGGAAGTGCGTGCCTTCGCCGGCCGTTGGCGACGACGCGGCGTTCCGGTCTTCATATATGATGTCACCAACCGGACTGGCGCGCTTCCGCAGTTCGACCAGTCGATTCGCGCGCCCCGGCCGTCGGCGGCTGGGTCCCTGGTCGACGGCACGAAGCGGTGGGCCTCGCGGGCCTGGCTCGGCCACTGTCCCATTCCGTTCGCGTCCGCGAGCATCCTGCACAACGGCGACGTGTTGATGTGCACCCACGACTGGGCGCGCGAGGAAGTCATCGGCAACGTGCGCGACCTCGGCATCGCCGAGCTGTGGAACGGCGATCGCATGCGCGAGATTCGGCGGCTCATCAGCGAGCGACGCTACGAGGCGATCCCCGCGTGCCGCCACTGCTCCCTCTGGCGCGATGGCTGGTTCTGAAGCGGCGGCGCGAGGCATCGTACGACGCAGGAGGACGATCCTCGCGGCGTGGATCGTCCTGTGCGCCGCGCTCGTCCCCGCGGCGCGAAGCATCGAGTCCGTGTTGAGCGTCGCGGCGCGTATCGACGGCAGCGAGTCCGCGGCGGTGGACGATCAGTTGGCACGGCGTTTCCGTTCGCCGTTCGCCCATTCGGTCGTACTCGTCGCCGCCGGTCTGCCGTCGCCGACGACGCGCGACGGTGAGTCAGCGCTCGGGAGGCTCGCGACGGCGGTCAAGTCCGAGCCGGGCGTGACGGGCGTCGTCTCGTACTTGGATGGTCGCGAATCTCTCATGGTCGCCGACTCCGGCCAGAACGCGACTTTCCTGATGGTCGGCCTCGATGGTCCGCGCCCGGACACGCGGCTCGCGTTGCTGCGCGACGACACGCGCCGCATCGAGCGCGAGATGCACGATGACTACCCGCACCTCGAGTTGCGTTGGACCGGCGAGACGGCTCTGAACGCCGACCTGCGTCGTGCCAGCGCCGCGGATGCGCAAAGCGCCGAGCTGCGAGCGCTGCCGCTGACGCTCCTTCTGCTGTTGGTGGCGTTCGGCGCGCTCGCCGCCGCGCTCCTGCCCATCGCCGGAGGCATGCTGGCGATTGGCGTCTCGCTCGGCTTGGCCAGCCTCGTCGCGCATGTATGGTCGCTGTCCATCCTCGCGCAGAACGTCGTGACGATGATCGGCCTCGGTCTGGGAATCGACTACTCGCTGTTGATGGTCGGTCGATTCCGCGATGAGCTGCGGTCGGGCCGGCGAGCCGAAGTCGCCGCTGTAGAAGCGTTGCGCCACGCCGGACCGACGATCGCGCTGTCTGGACTCGCCGTGGCGATCGGGTTCGGCGCGCTCGTGACCGCGCCGGTGAACGAGCTTCGCTCCGTCGCGATCGGCGGTCTGCTCGTGACCGGCGTGTCGATTCTGATCTCGACCACACTCCTTCCCGGGCTGCTCGCGGAGGTGGGCGAGCGGGTCGATCTCGGACGCGTAAACCTCGTGCGGCGGGCGCGGCCGCGCTGGAACCATTGGGCCGACGCGGTGACCCGCCATCCGCTGCGCGTTCTCGCGATCTGCGGCCTGCCGGTCTGCGCGCTCGCGTGGCAGTCCCGAAAGCTGAACATCGATCTTCCGCGAGGCGACTGGCTCCCGAAGCAAATGGAGTCCGCCGTCGCGCTTCGCTCGCTGCAGACGATGGGACGAGGCTCCGTCGTCAACACGATCCGTTTGACGCTGGAATTTCCGCGTGGCATGTCGGCGTTGGACGACAGTGGCTGGGCGGCGACGACTCGCGTCGCGCGATGGCTGGTCGCCGATTCGGCGATTCAACGCGTGCGGTCGTTGCCCGGATTCGTCGCGCCGATGGGCACGTTCATCCCACGCGACACACTCGTGTCGCTCCTCCCGGCCTCCGTGCGACGGTCATTCGTCAGCGAGGACGGGGGGATGGCTCTCCTCGAGGTCGTTCCGCGGGAGAGTGCGACGCCACGCGACCTTTCGGCGCTCGTCCATCGGCTTCGATCGGCGGACACGGTGCTCGCGACGAGTCGCGGACGGGCGACGCTGTTGGTCGGCGGGCTTCCGGCGTTCAACTATGACTACGAGCGCGCGGTCGCCGGACGATTGGTGCAGGTCATCGCGCTGGTCGTCGGCGCGACGTTCATCGTGCTGGCCGTCGGATTCAGATCGGTGCTCGTTCCGCTCAAGGCGATCGTGCTCAATCTGCTCGCGGTCGCGGCGGCATTCGGCGCGGTGAAGCTGGTGTTTCAGGACGGCGTCGGCGGCGCGGCCCTCGGGCTCGACGGAGCACTCGACGCGATTTTTCCCGCGGTGCCGGTGCTGGTCTTCTGCATCGTGTTCGGATTGAGCATGGACTACGAGGTGTTCCTCGTCGCGCGCATCCGCGAGGCGCGCGCCGGCGGCTTGAAGGAACGCGAGGCGATCGCGCATGGGCTGTCGCAGACGAGCGGCCTGATCACGAGCGCGGCCGCCATCATGATAGTCGTCTTCGGCGCGTTCGTGCTCGGCGACTTCCTTTTGATCAAGATGCTCGGGTTCGCGCTGGCCGTCGCGGTGTTGTTGGACGCGACCGTCATGCGCCTCGCCGTAAGCCCTGCATTGCTCACGTTGGCCGGCCGGTTGAACTGGTGGCCGGGAGACTTCGCGCGACGAGCGCTCGGCGGTCCTGGGAGTATCGAGGTAGGACGAAATCGCCTCGCCGACTTCACGCATCGCGGCGACTAGCGCAGATTGGTGTCAATGCAGACCGGCGGCGAATCAATCGAGCAAGCGGTCTCCACCACCCCAGGTCCCCTGGTCCCGCCGATCGCCGGCGCCACTTCAGTCCCGGGCCGACCGCGACGCCGCTTCGAGGAGCTCGATGTGTTGCGCGGCGTCGCCGCGCTGGCGGTCGTGGTCTTTCACTACTCCGGGCACGCCACGCGCTATTTCACCGGCTTCCCCTTCCATTTCAAGCTCGGTGAGCACGGCGTGCAACTGTTCTTCGGCATTTCCGGCTTCGTGATTTTCATGACGCTGGAGAACACGAAAAAGCTCCGCGATTTCGTCGTCTCGCGCTTCAGCCGGCTGTATCCGGCGTATTGGATCACGCTCGTGATCCTGGCCGTCGCGACTCTCCTAGCCCACGAAAAAGTTTGGCTGACCGGGCTCGCGGTCAACGTGACCATGTTGCAGAGCTTCGTCGGCGTCGGCGATTTCGATCTCGTGTTTTGGACGCTCGCGGTCGAGTTGGTGTTCTACGTCATCATGGGAACGCTGTTCGCTCTCGGCTTGACGCGCCGCATCGTGCCGATCGCGCTCGCGTGGCTCGCCCTCGGCGCCGCCGTCGGGTTGGCGGGTCCACAGGTTCCGGCGTGGATTTCCGTCTACACGACGCGGTTCCTCATCCTTCCGCACGCGCCGCTTTTCATCATCGGCATGATGTGGTTCCGCATCCATACCGACGGCGTCTCACGCGTACCGGTGCTGGTCGTCGTCGCCGCGGTCGCGACCGTCTTCGTGGCGAGCGGCATCGCCGCCGGCCTCATCGCGGCTGGCGTGTGCGTGATCGTTGGACTCGCGGTGCTTGGCGCTTTGAGCCTGGCCGTCGGGCGGGTCACGCTCTGGCTGGGCGCGATCTCGTACCCACTCTACCTGCTGCACCGCAACCTCGGTTACACGCTCCTCTTCGCACTCGATCGGCTAGGAGTGCCGAGCGTTTTCAACGTCCTCGTCGCGATCGCGTTCGCGCTCTCCCTTGCCACCGCCGTAAGCGTGTTTGTCGAACGCCCCGCGATGGCGGCGATTCGCAAACGCTACAAGAACTGGTCGGCCCGTGCGCACCCCGAGACCGTGGAAGTACAAGCCGTGGCTGGTTGAGGCGCGCCGAGCGCCGCGGACATGGGGAGGGACGCGAAACCGGCGGCCCCGATGCGCGGGACCGCCGGTTTCTTTGTTGTTAGCGCCAGTGACCTTCGACGTAGAACCAGCCGCCGCGATCTCGCTCCCAGCGGCCCGGCACCCACTCGTGGAAACCGCGCTCCGGAACCACCCATCGGCCCGCGACCCACTCGTAGTTGTCGCGACGCCAACCCCAATGGCCTTTCACCCACACGTACTCGACGCCAGGCGACGCCGGAATCACTTCCACGCGCTCGCCGGGCGGCTGACGTACGACGTATGCGACCCCGACTCTCGGCCGCGGATTCACATAGCATGCGCCGAGTGCACTCGTGAACACGAGACCGGCAGCGAGACGCAGAACAAAGGTTCTTTTCATCATTCTCTCCTAAGGTTCTTGCCTGTTCGACGAATGTCTTAGGGCAATCGTTAGGCCCTGTGGGCGACTCTTAGCGGCACGTTTTGTGGCACGCGTGACTCATGTCACACGCGAATGTGCGGATCCGGGCGGTTGCGCGTGAAACGGCGCCGACTGGCGCAAATCCGCCGATCCGTCGTACTTCCAGCGAAGCCTTCCTATCCATCCCCGGGGGAACTCATGGCTCGCCGCGTCGCACTGATCGTTGTACTCACCGCGCTCGCCGCGGCGTGCACTACTCGCGGCGCGTCGTCGCCGGCGCCCGTTCAAGCCGGATCGCACGACATGGCGTCGATGGCCGGACACGACATGGCGGCAATGGGTTCGCACGCCGGCGCCGAGATGGCGTTTCTCTTTCCCGACGGCGACGACCGGGGCTGGTCGAAGATCGAGAACGGCACGCAGCACAACATGGCCCCCGAGGTGCCGCTCGCGAAGCTTCCCGCGGCCACGCGCGGCGAGCTGCTTCGACAGCTCGCGCTCACGATCGACGTCGTCAAGAAGTATCCGACCGTGAAAGACGCCGAGGCCGCCGGCTATCGCCGCGCCGGGCCGTTCATTCCCGGACTCGGCACACACTATGTCGGCGGACGTAGCGGGAGAGGCTCCGCGCTGACCGACGACGACATCCTGCATCCCTCGACGATCATCTACGACGGCAACAAGCCGACGTCGCCGATCGCCGGGTTCATGTACATCTCGAGCGCGATGGCGGGCGCGCCGGAGCCCGAAGGCTTCGCCGGGCCGAACGACCACTGGCACTATCACGTCGGCATCTGTCTCGTGCGCGGCGCGAACGGAGCGCAGGAGGCGCTCGGCTTCGACGGCAGCATCACGCAGGAGGGATGCAAGGCGAGGAGTGGTTTCTGGGTCGCGACCACACAGTATTTGCTGCACGTGTGGACGGTGCCGGGCTACTCGAACCCCTTGGGCGTATTCGCGCACGCGAATCCCGCGCTCACCTGCGGCGACGCGACGTATTACACCGACGACCACGACATCACGAATCAGTGCAAGCAGCCGTGACCGCGCGTCGCGCGATCCCGGTCGCGACCGGCGCGATTTGCGTCGCCTTTGGCTTCGATCGCGTGCACCTGCACAAGAGCTTCCGCGACGCAGTCTACGGGCCGTACGCGAAGCCCTAAGGTTCTCTGGTCCAGCGCACCGCGATCTTCTGCGCCTCGACCCCCGGTACCCACACGACGACGACCTTCGCGCCGGCCGGTCCGGTCTTGTGGCGGATCGTGTCCGGCGGCTTTACGTAGCCGACCATCCCGGCCGTGAGATGCTGGCTCTTGCCGTTGACGACGTGCTCGAGGTCTCCCGAGATCACGTAGAACATCTCGATGGCGCCGTGCTTGTGGTCGCCCGAGTCCGAGTTCGGCGGAAACGTCATTTCGCCAAGCGACACGTCCGGTCCAACGTTGGCGCTGTCGAGGAACAGCCGAAGCGTCGTTCCGCCCGGCGACCGATAGGTGGTCGCGGCAGGCGGCGTGTCGTTCGCTCGGCCCTGCGCCGTGAGCGGCGCCGACACCGCGGTCATGAGCAACGCAACGGCGAGCATGGTTCGTCCTGACACCCGGACCTCCTGGATGTGACGGAATCTATCAAAGATCGCTATCAAGCCGGGCGCGCGGCTCTGGCATCACATTCGGGACAACCGTCCTGGGACTCGACCAGTACCGTAGGTTCGCGTCGCTCAACGCAGGCCTCGAGGCCGACATCTGGGGTTGGTTTCACACGGCCGCGTATGGCGGCTACCGGCAGACTGCCGGAAGAGCGATCCCGAACGCGACGAGCTCGAATTCGGGACCGGTCTTCGGGTGGTGTGCGAGATCGGAAAGTTCTAACGACTCCTCAGTGCTACTTGGAGAACGGCGCGCCGCCCTTGGCCCAATCCCAGATGTCCTTCGTGCCGATGTAGCGGGCGATCTCGTGCTCCGGCCCCACGTAAAGAGCCGTGATCTGGTTGTCGACATCTCGCTCGAGCACGATCACCTGCGGAACGCTCGCCCTCTCATACGCGCGTCCGAAGTCGCCGCCGAGGTAGTGAACGACCGACGAGTTGGTCCAGTTGCCGCCGAGGCTGACCTCGTTGAACGAGCCGACCAGGGCTAGGTCGCGCATTCCCGTAGCGACGTCAGGGTCGAGCGAGACTCCGCGAAGGACGAGTTGCTGGCCAGGCCCGACGAGCCGACGCGCTGCGGCGAGCCGCACGGTGTCAGCGAGCCCCTTCATCGCATGATCGACGCCTTCGACACCGACGTAGACGACGATGAACTCGTGCGACATCACCCTCGTCGCCGCCGGTTTCGTCGAGCCGCTGACGACCGCGACGAGCATTGTCCCGAGAACCCACTTCACTTTTCGCCACATAAGGCCTCCAGGTCCGACCCGGTTCCTATGCAGGCGCCGCTTCGCGCGCTCCTATGAACACAGAATTGAAGTTATCTCAGTCCAGATGCAAAGCCGTCGACGGCAGTCCAAGCGCTGGCCTGACGTCAGACTTCCGACATCCGTCGTCCGTCGTCCCTAACCACGTGGCTCGACCAAGCGAGCCATGACGCAGACTGGCCGGGATCTCTTTTCTGGGGATCCTCTTCTCTATGGTATGACCGGCCTCGCCGGCGTGATGATATGCTGCGACCCTGCCAACGCCTGATTGATCTTCGCCACCCGTCCGTTGATGATCGCGTCCAATCGCGCCTGCGCCTGATCCG
It contains:
- a CDS encoding ferritin-like domain-containing protein, yielding MSETIVTTGALYVRHARAADRGAWSVERDVDWKAIDARVALSQPDILAKLRDAALIESFHPVNLSRLIRLTWDDIDAGVVFSLEMFEGFKHFHALRTYLDAVGYGPAITNDDLRAIRERAERGDLDPADAMTPLVEFMLSEHLAAYFFRRLSEQAREPQLAAMLELIAADEVRHAQSASDLIAKRLAVNPELKPGVLRAATRFKHYGTEAVGGGDVPVAMEGDEIAIRTFAGRIERLCGTRLVDHLKTEMEL
- a CDS encoding radical SAM/SPASM domain-containing protein gives rise to the protein MTTRRKKLGRVGYWSRLYGTLRRANRSYSRETDMERAPFPRVIQLQTINACQAACKMCPYPAFKGVFARGRMDDALFDKITDEIALHPEVETFVPMLQNEPFLDKHIFEKIARFKRRTAGRISVELVTNGALLTDEHISRLRDAELDVLDISLDALSRDVYEKIRIGLDYDTVLAGVERVIAADLPGTSVFVRLVRQRDNAQEVRAFAGRWRRRGVPVFIYDVTNRTGALPQFDQSIRAPRPSAAGSLVDGTKRWASRAWLGHCPIPFASASILHNGDVLMCTHDWAREEVIGNVRDLGIAELWNGDRMREIRRLISERRYEAIPACRHCSLWRDGWF
- a CDS encoding ferritin-like domain-containing protein; amino-acid sequence: MEINERELTLLNFYRASELQGGLILGRLVEHVRDPDLILRLTEHSSEEIMHAQLWTKTIIAVGGRPRPTSDTYQSRYAAAIGTPSSLVEVLALTQVFERGVYRHFVRHLRRPGTHPLVQATLRRMLDDERGHLSWVQEWLAGQTGARRLAIPSLMRRYTAVDARIHAQLLRDYEWDDLACAS
- a CDS encoding DUF3419 family protein, which gives rise to MRVLTEPRETGSAATPTRAAGLVRRVSLRGAIDDRLYFAQVREDPLLEIEALAPTADDSLVVVGSGGCTALSLLAAGTGHVASVDLNRTQNHLAELKLAAVTSLPHDALLGMLGGAKWTRAARAANYAELRGRISPAARAYWDARPSMIERGVLDAGVTERFVRAVVVALQLFVHPGSRVERLFACGSIDGQRALFEQEWDTFRWRAFFRVLLNRVVFRRAYDSAFFAHLEQPSFAAHFRARAEHTLTRLSVRDNYFLHQMLTGEYPAHEPHGVPPYLREDGSRAVSNASDALTLVDGSFTDYLRTVPDGSVSGFALSNICEWLTPAAVDELFGEVVRTARPQARLCFRNFVGWTEVPERWREFVVEDRALGERLIARDRAVVQRRIAVCRVNAGADR
- a CDS encoding cupin domain-containing protein translates to MSGRTMLAVALLMTAVSAPLTAQGRANDTPPAATTYRSPGGTTLRLFLDSANVGPDVSLGEMTFPPNSDSGDHKHGAIEMFYVISGDLEHVVNGKSQHLTAGMVGYVKPPDTIRHKTGPAGAKVVVVWVPGVEAQKIAVRWTREP
- a CDS encoding acyltransferase; its protein translation is MQTGGESIEQAVSTTPGPLVPPIAGATSVPGRPRRRFEELDVLRGVAALAVVVFHYSGHATRYFTGFPFHFKLGEHGVQLFFGISGFVIFMTLENTKKLRDFVVSRFSRLYPAYWITLVILAVATLLAHEKVWLTGLAVNVTMLQSFVGVGDFDLVFWTLAVELVFYVIMGTLFALGLTRRIVPIALAWLALGAAVGLAGPQVPAWISVYTTRFLILPHAPLFIIGMMWFRIHTDGVSRVPVLVVVAAVATVFVASGIAAGLIAAGVCVIVGLAVLGALSLAVGRVTLWLGAISYPLYLLHRNLGYTLLFALDRLGVPSVFNVLVAIAFALSLATAVSVFVERPAMAAIRKRYKNWSARAHPETVEVQAVAG
- a CDS encoding MMPL family transporter, which produces MAGSEAAARGIVRRRRTILAAWIVLCAALVPAARSIESVLSVAARIDGSESAAVDDQLARRFRSPFAHSVVLVAAGLPSPTTRDGESALGRLATAVKSEPGVTGVVSYLDGRESLMVADSGQNATFLMVGLDGPRPDTRLALLRDDTRRIEREMHDDYPHLELRWTGETALNADLRRASAADAQSAELRALPLTLLLLLVAFGALAAALLPIAGGMLAIGVSLGLASLVAHVWSLSILAQNVVTMIGLGLGIDYSLLMVGRFRDELRSGRRAEVAAVEALRHAGPTIALSGLAVAIGFGALVTAPVNELRSVAIGGLLVTGVSILISTTLLPGLLAEVGERVDLGRVNLVRRARPRWNHWADAVTRHPLRVLAICGLPVCALAWQSRKLNIDLPRGDWLPKQMESAVALRSLQTMGRGSVVNTIRLTLEFPRGMSALDDSGWAATTRVARWLVADSAIQRVRSLPGFVAPMGTFIPRDTLVSLLPASVRRSFVSEDGGMALLEVVPRESATPRDLSALVHRLRSADTVLATSRGRATLLVGGLPAFNYDYERAVAGRLVQVIALVVGATFIVLAVGFRSVLVPLKAIVLNLLAVAAAFGAVKLVFQDGVGGAALGLDGALDAIFPAVPVLVFCIVFGLSMDYEVFLVARIREARAGGLKEREAIAHGLSQTSGLITSAAAIMIVVFGAFVLGDFLLIKMLGFALAVAVLLDATVMRLAVSPALLTLAGRLNWWPGDFARRALGGPGSIEVGRNRLADFTHRGD